A DNA window from Pongo abelii isolate AG06213 chromosome 2, NHGRI_mPonAbe1-v2.0_pri, whole genome shotgun sequence contains the following coding sequences:
- the DHX30 gene encoding ATP-dependent RNA helicase DHX30 isoform X2 — translation MFSLDSFRKDRAQHRQRQCKLPPPRLPPMCVNPAPGGTISRASRDLLKEFPQPKNLLNSVIGRALGISHAKDKLVYVHTNGPKKKKVTLHIKWPKSVEVEGYGSKKIDAERQAAAAACQLFKGWGLLGPRNELFDAAKYRVLADRFGSPADSWWRPEPTMPPTSWRQLNPESIRPGGPGGLSRSLGREEEEDEEEELEEGTIDVTDFLSMTQQDSHTPLRDSRGSSFEMTDDDSAIRALTQFPLPKNLLAKVIQIATSSSTAKNLMQFHTVGTKTKLSTLTLLWPCPMTFVAKGRRKAEAENKAAALACKKLKSLGLVDRNNEPLTHAMYNLASLRELGETQRRPCTIQVPEPILRKIETFLNHYPVESSWIAPELRLQSDDILPLGKDSGPLSDPITGKPYVPLLEAEEVRLSQSLLELWRRRGPVWQEAPQLPVDPHRDTILNAIEQHPVVVISGDTGCGKTTRIPQLLLERYVTEGRGARCNVIITQPRRISAVSVAQRVSHELGPSLRRNVGFQVRLESKPPARGGALLFCTVGILLRKLQSNPSLEGVSHVIVDEVHERDVNTDFLLILLKGLQRLNPALRLVLMSATGDNERFSRYFGGCPVIKVPGFMYPVKEHYLEDILAKLGKHQYLHRHRHHESEDECALDLDLVTDLVLHIDARGEPGGILCFLPGWQEIKGVQQRLQEALGMHESKYLILPVHSNIPMMDQKAIFQQPPVGVRKIVLATNIAETSITINDIVHVVDSGLHKEERYDLKTKVSCLETVWVSRANVIQRRGRAGRCQSGFAYHLFPRSRLEKMVPFQVPEILRTPLENLVLQAKIHMPEKTAVEFLSKAVDSPNIKAVDEAVILLQEIGVLDQREYLTTLGQRLAHISTDPRLAKAIVLAAIFRCLHPLLVVVSCLTRDPFSSSLQNRAEVDKVKALLSHDSGSDHLAFVRAVAGWEEVLRWQDRSSRENYLEENLLYAPSLRFIHGLIKQFSENIYEAFLVGKPSDCTLASAQCNEYSEEEELVKGVLMAGLYPNLIQVRQGKVTRQGKFKPNSVTYRTKSGNILLHKSTINREATRLRSRWLTYFMAVKSNGSVFVRDSSQVHPLAVLLLTDGDVHIRDDGRRATISLSDSDLLRLEGDSRTVRLLKELRRALGRMVERSLRSELAALPPSVQEEHGQLLALLAELLRGPCGSFDVRKTADD, via the exons ATGTTCAGCCTGGACTCATTCAGAAAAG aTCGGGCCCAGCACAGGCAGCGTCAGTGCAAACTTCCCCCACCCCGCCTTCCACCCATGTGTGTCAACCCTGCCCCAGGAGGGACCATCTCTCGAG CTTCTAGGGACCTATTAAAAGAGTTCCCACAGCCCAAAAATCTTCTCAACAGTGTGATTGGAAGAGCCCTCGGCATCTCACATGCAAAAGACAAACTAGTCTACGTGCACACAAATGGACCGAAGAAAAAG AAAGTCACACTGCACATAAAGTGGCCCAAGAGCGTGGAGGTAGAAGGCTATGGCAGCAAGAAGATTGATGCTGAGCGGCAGGCTGCAGCTGCGGCCTGCCAGCTGTTCAAG GGTTGGGGTCTGCTGGGTCCCCGGAATGAGTTGTTTGACGCAGCCAAATACCGAGTGCTAGCTGATCGCTTTGGCTCCCCTGCCGACAGCTGGTGGCGTCCGGAACCCACCATGCCCCCTACTTCCTGGCGGCAGCTGAATCCGGAGAGCATTCGACCAGGGGGACCTGGGGGCCTATCCCGCTCTTTAGGCcgggaagaagaggaggatgaggaggaagagcTAGAAGAAGGGACCATAGATGTTACCGACTTCTTGTCCATGACCCAGCAGGATTCCCATACTCCACTCAGGGACTCAAG GGGGAGTTCCTTTGAGATGACAGATGACGACAGTGCCATTAGGGCTCTGACCCAGTTTCCACTTCCCAAGAACCTTCTGGCCAAGGTGATTCAGATTGCAACGTCATCCTCCACAGCTAAG AACCTCATGCAGTTCCATACTGTGGGCACCAAGACCAAGCTGTCTACACTCACCCTGCTCTGGCCCTGCCCCATGACCTTTGTTGCCAAAGGGCGCCGCAAAGCAGAGGCTGAGAATAAGGCGGCAGCCTTGGCCTGCAAGAAACTGAAG AGCCTGGGCCTGGTGGACAGGAACAACGAACCGCTTACACACGCCATGTATAACCTGGCCTCTTTGCGTGAGCTGGGTGAGACCCAGCGCCGACCATGCACCATCCAGGTGCCCGAGCCCATCCTCCGCAAGATAGAGACCTTCCTGAACCAT TACCCTGTGGAGAGTTCATGGATCGCCCCGGAACTCCGGCTGCAGAGTGATGACATCTTGCCCTTGGGCAAGGACTCAGGGCCTCTGAGTGACCCTATCACAGGCAAGCCCTACGTGCCCCTGTTGGAAGCAGAGGAGGTACGTCTCAGCCAGAGTCTGCTAGAACTGTGGCGGCGGCGAGGGCCGGTCTGGCAGGAGGCACCCCAGCTACCTGTGGATCCACATCGGGACACCATCCTCAACGCCATTGAGCAGCACCCGGTGGTGGTCATCTCTGGGGACACGGGCTGTGGGAAGACCACGCGCATCCCCCAGCTGTTGCTGGAGCGCTATGTGACCGAGGGCCGCGGTGCCCGCTGCAATGTGATCATCACCCAACCTCGCCGCATCTCTGCTGTGTCTGTGGCACAGCGGGTCAGCCACGAACTGGGCCCCTCCCTGCGCCGGAACGTGGGCTTCCAGGTGCGGTTGGAAAGTAAGCCCCCAGCCCGAGGCGGGGCCCTGCTCTTCTGCACTGTGGGTATCCTGCTGCGTAAGCTGCAGAGCAACCCCAGCCTGGAGGGCGTGAGCCATGTCATCGTGGATGAGGTGCATGAGCGGGACGTGAACACAGACTTTCTGCTGATCCTGCTCAAGGGCCTGCAGCGGCTCAACCCGGCCCTGCGGCTGGTGCTCATGAGTGCCACAGGGGACAATGAGCGCTTCTCCCGATACTTTGGTGGCTGCCCGGTCATCAAGGTGCCTGGCTTCATGTACCCAGTCAAGGAGCACTACCTGGAGGACATCCTGGCCAAGTTGGGCAAGCACCAGTACCTGCACCGGCACCGGCACCATGAG TCTGAGGATGAATGCGCACTCGATTTGGACCTTGTGACTGATCTGGTTCTGCACATCGATGCTCGCGGGGAACCAG GTGGGATCCTGTGCTTCCTGCCTGGGTGGCAGGAGATCAAAGGAGTGCAGCAGCGCCTCCAGGAGGCCCTGGGCATGCACGAGAGCAAGTACCTCATCCTGCCAG TACACTCCAACATCCCCATGATGGATCAGAAGGCCATATTCCAGCAGCCTCCAGTTGGGGTGCGCAAGATTGTCTTGGCCACCAACATTGCTGAGACTTCCATCACAATCAATGACATCGTGCATGTGGTGGACAGTGGGCTGCACAAGGAAGAACGCTATGACCTGAAGACCAAG GTGTCCTGCCTGGAGACAGTGTGGGTGTCAAGAGCCAATGTGATCCAGCGCCGGGGCCGGGCAGGCCGCTGCCAGTCCGGCTTTGCCTACCACTTGTTCCCTCGAAGCCGGCTGGAGAAAATGGTCCCTTTCCAAGTACCAGAGATCCTGCGCACACCTCTCGAGAATCTGGTGCTGCAAGCAAAAATCCACATGCCTGAGAAGACG GCGGTGGAGTTCCTGTCCAAGGCTGTGGACAGTCCAAACATCAAGGCAGTGGACGAGGCTGTGATCTTGCTCCAGGAGATCG GGGTGCTGGACCAGCGGGAGTACCTGACCACCCTGGGGCAGCGCCTGGCTCACATCTCCACCGACCCCCGGCTGGCCAAGGCCATTGTGTTGGCTGCCATCTTCCGTTGCCTGCACCCACTATTGGTGGTCGTTTCCTGCCTCACCCGGGACCCCTTCAGCAGCAGCCTACAGAACCGGGCAGAGGTGGACAAG gTGAAAGCACTGTTGAGCCATGACAGCGGCAGTGACCACCTAGCCTTTGTGCGGGCTGTCGCCGGCTGGGAGGAGGTGCTGCGTTGGCAGGACCGCAGCTCCCGGGAGAATTACCTGGAGGAAAACCTGCTCTACGCACCCAGCCTGCGCTTCATCCACG GACTCATCAAGCAGTTCTCAGAGAACATTTATGAGGCCTTCCTGGTGGGGAAGCCCTCGGACTGCACCCTGGCCTCCGCCCAGTGCAATGAGTAcagtgaggaggaggagctggtgaAGGGCGTGCTGATGGCCGGCCTCTACCCCAACCTCATCCAG GTGAGGCAGGGCAAGGTCACCCGGCAGGGGAAGTTCAAGCCCAACAGCGTCACATATAGGACCAAATCAGGCAACATCCTGCTGCACAAGTCGACCATTAACAG GGAGGCCACACGGTTACGGAGCCGATGGCTGACGTATTTCATGGCAGTCAAGTCCAATGGCAGCGTCTTCGTCCGGGACTCCTCTCAGGTGCACCCGCTAGCTGTGCTGCTCCTGACCGACGGGGACGTGCACAtccgtg ATGACGGGCGCCGGGCCACCATCTCACTGAGCGACAGTGACCTGCTGCGGCTGGAGGGTGACTCGCGTACCGTGCGGCTGCTGAAGGAGCTGCGGCGGGCCCTGGGCCGCATGGTGGAGCGGAGCCTGCGCAGCGAGCTGGCTGCACTTCCCCCCAGCGTGCAGGAGGAGCACGGGCAGCTGCTTGCGCTACTGGCAGAGCTGCTGCGAG
- the DHX30 gene encoding ATP-dependent RNA helicase DHX30 isoform X3 produces MCVNPAPGGTISRASRDLLKEFPQPKNLLNSVIGRALGISHAKDKLVYVHTNGPKKKKVTLHIKWPKSVEVEGYGSKKIDAERQAAAAACQLFKGWGLLGPRNELFDAAKYRVLADRFGSPADSWWRPEPTMPPTSWRQLNPESIRPGGPGGLSRSLGREEEEDEEEELEEGTIDVTDFLSMTQQDSHTPLRDSRGSSFEMTDDDSAIRALTQFPLPKNLLAKVIQIATSSSTAKNLMQFHTVGTKTKLSTLTLLWPCPMTFVAKGRRKAEAENKAAALACKKLKSLGLVDRNNEPLTHAMYNLASLRELGETQRRPCTIQVPEPILRKIETFLNHYPVESSWIAPELRLQSDDILPLGKDSGPLSDPITGKPYVPLLEAEEVRLSQSLLELWRRRGPVWQEAPQLPVDPHRDTILNAIEQHPVVVISGDTGCGKTTRIPQLLLERYVTEGRGARCNVIITQPRRISAVSVAQRVSHELGPSLRRNVGFQVRLESKPPARGGALLFCTVGILLRKLQSNPSLEGVSHVIVDEVHERDVNTDFLLILLKGLQRLNPALRLVLMSATGDNERFSRYFGGCPVIKVPGFMYPVKEHYLEDILAKLGKHQYLHRHRHHESEDECALDLDLVTDLVLHIDARGEPGGILCFLPGWQEIKGVQQRLQEALGMHESKYLILPVHSNIPMMDQKAIFQQPPVGVRKIVLATNIAETSITINDIVHVVDSGLHKEERYDLKTKVSCLETVWVSRANVIQRRGRAGRCQSGFAYHLFPRSRLEKMVPFQVPEILRTPLENLVLQAKIHMPEKTAVEFLSKAVDSPNIKAVDEAVILLQEIGVLDQREYLTTLGQRLAHISTDPRLAKAIVLAAIFRCLHPLLVVVSCLTRDPFSSSLQNRAEVDKVKALLSHDSGSDHLAFVRAVAGWEEVLRWQDRSSRENYLEENLLYAPSLRFIHGLIKQFSENIYEAFLVGKPSDCTLASAQCNEYSEEEELVKGVLMAGLYPNLIQVRQGKVTRQGKFKPNSVTYRTKSGNILLHKSTINREATRLRSRWLTYFMAVKSNGSVFVRDSSQVHPLAVLLLTDGDVHIRDDGRRATISLSDSDLLRLEGDSRTVRLLKELRRALGRMVERSLRSELAALPPSVQEEHGQLLALLAELLRGPCGSFDVRKTADD; encoded by the exons ATGTGTGTCAACCCTGCCCCAGGAGGGACCATCTCTCGAG CTTCTAGGGACCTATTAAAAGAGTTCCCACAGCCCAAAAATCTTCTCAACAGTGTGATTGGAAGAGCCCTCGGCATCTCACATGCAAAAGACAAACTAGTCTACGTGCACACAAATGGACCGAAGAAAAAG AAAGTCACACTGCACATAAAGTGGCCCAAGAGCGTGGAGGTAGAAGGCTATGGCAGCAAGAAGATTGATGCTGAGCGGCAGGCTGCAGCTGCGGCCTGCCAGCTGTTCAAG GGTTGGGGTCTGCTGGGTCCCCGGAATGAGTTGTTTGACGCAGCCAAATACCGAGTGCTAGCTGATCGCTTTGGCTCCCCTGCCGACAGCTGGTGGCGTCCGGAACCCACCATGCCCCCTACTTCCTGGCGGCAGCTGAATCCGGAGAGCATTCGACCAGGGGGACCTGGGGGCCTATCCCGCTCTTTAGGCcgggaagaagaggaggatgaggaggaagagcTAGAAGAAGGGACCATAGATGTTACCGACTTCTTGTCCATGACCCAGCAGGATTCCCATACTCCACTCAGGGACTCAAG GGGGAGTTCCTTTGAGATGACAGATGACGACAGTGCCATTAGGGCTCTGACCCAGTTTCCACTTCCCAAGAACCTTCTGGCCAAGGTGATTCAGATTGCAACGTCATCCTCCACAGCTAAG AACCTCATGCAGTTCCATACTGTGGGCACCAAGACCAAGCTGTCTACACTCACCCTGCTCTGGCCCTGCCCCATGACCTTTGTTGCCAAAGGGCGCCGCAAAGCAGAGGCTGAGAATAAGGCGGCAGCCTTGGCCTGCAAGAAACTGAAG AGCCTGGGCCTGGTGGACAGGAACAACGAACCGCTTACACACGCCATGTATAACCTGGCCTCTTTGCGTGAGCTGGGTGAGACCCAGCGCCGACCATGCACCATCCAGGTGCCCGAGCCCATCCTCCGCAAGATAGAGACCTTCCTGAACCAT TACCCTGTGGAGAGTTCATGGATCGCCCCGGAACTCCGGCTGCAGAGTGATGACATCTTGCCCTTGGGCAAGGACTCAGGGCCTCTGAGTGACCCTATCACAGGCAAGCCCTACGTGCCCCTGTTGGAAGCAGAGGAGGTACGTCTCAGCCAGAGTCTGCTAGAACTGTGGCGGCGGCGAGGGCCGGTCTGGCAGGAGGCACCCCAGCTACCTGTGGATCCACATCGGGACACCATCCTCAACGCCATTGAGCAGCACCCGGTGGTGGTCATCTCTGGGGACACGGGCTGTGGGAAGACCACGCGCATCCCCCAGCTGTTGCTGGAGCGCTATGTGACCGAGGGCCGCGGTGCCCGCTGCAATGTGATCATCACCCAACCTCGCCGCATCTCTGCTGTGTCTGTGGCACAGCGGGTCAGCCACGAACTGGGCCCCTCCCTGCGCCGGAACGTGGGCTTCCAGGTGCGGTTGGAAAGTAAGCCCCCAGCCCGAGGCGGGGCCCTGCTCTTCTGCACTGTGGGTATCCTGCTGCGTAAGCTGCAGAGCAACCCCAGCCTGGAGGGCGTGAGCCATGTCATCGTGGATGAGGTGCATGAGCGGGACGTGAACACAGACTTTCTGCTGATCCTGCTCAAGGGCCTGCAGCGGCTCAACCCGGCCCTGCGGCTGGTGCTCATGAGTGCCACAGGGGACAATGAGCGCTTCTCCCGATACTTTGGTGGCTGCCCGGTCATCAAGGTGCCTGGCTTCATGTACCCAGTCAAGGAGCACTACCTGGAGGACATCCTGGCCAAGTTGGGCAAGCACCAGTACCTGCACCGGCACCGGCACCATGAG TCTGAGGATGAATGCGCACTCGATTTGGACCTTGTGACTGATCTGGTTCTGCACATCGATGCTCGCGGGGAACCAG GTGGGATCCTGTGCTTCCTGCCTGGGTGGCAGGAGATCAAAGGAGTGCAGCAGCGCCTCCAGGAGGCCCTGGGCATGCACGAGAGCAAGTACCTCATCCTGCCAG TACACTCCAACATCCCCATGATGGATCAGAAGGCCATATTCCAGCAGCCTCCAGTTGGGGTGCGCAAGATTGTCTTGGCCACCAACATTGCTGAGACTTCCATCACAATCAATGACATCGTGCATGTGGTGGACAGTGGGCTGCACAAGGAAGAACGCTATGACCTGAAGACCAAG GTGTCCTGCCTGGAGACAGTGTGGGTGTCAAGAGCCAATGTGATCCAGCGCCGGGGCCGGGCAGGCCGCTGCCAGTCCGGCTTTGCCTACCACTTGTTCCCTCGAAGCCGGCTGGAGAAAATGGTCCCTTTCCAAGTACCAGAGATCCTGCGCACACCTCTCGAGAATCTGGTGCTGCAAGCAAAAATCCACATGCCTGAGAAGACG GCGGTGGAGTTCCTGTCCAAGGCTGTGGACAGTCCAAACATCAAGGCAGTGGACGAGGCTGTGATCTTGCTCCAGGAGATCG GGGTGCTGGACCAGCGGGAGTACCTGACCACCCTGGGGCAGCGCCTGGCTCACATCTCCACCGACCCCCGGCTGGCCAAGGCCATTGTGTTGGCTGCCATCTTCCGTTGCCTGCACCCACTATTGGTGGTCGTTTCCTGCCTCACCCGGGACCCCTTCAGCAGCAGCCTACAGAACCGGGCAGAGGTGGACAAG gTGAAAGCACTGTTGAGCCATGACAGCGGCAGTGACCACCTAGCCTTTGTGCGGGCTGTCGCCGGCTGGGAGGAGGTGCTGCGTTGGCAGGACCGCAGCTCCCGGGAGAATTACCTGGAGGAAAACCTGCTCTACGCACCCAGCCTGCGCTTCATCCACG GACTCATCAAGCAGTTCTCAGAGAACATTTATGAGGCCTTCCTGGTGGGGAAGCCCTCGGACTGCACCCTGGCCTCCGCCCAGTGCAATGAGTAcagtgaggaggaggagctggtgaAGGGCGTGCTGATGGCCGGCCTCTACCCCAACCTCATCCAG GTGAGGCAGGGCAAGGTCACCCGGCAGGGGAAGTTCAAGCCCAACAGCGTCACATATAGGACCAAATCAGGCAACATCCTGCTGCACAAGTCGACCATTAACAG GGAGGCCACACGGTTACGGAGCCGATGGCTGACGTATTTCATGGCAGTCAAGTCCAATGGCAGCGTCTTCGTCCGGGACTCCTCTCAGGTGCACCCGCTAGCTGTGCTGCTCCTGACCGACGGGGACGTGCACAtccgtg ATGACGGGCGCCGGGCCACCATCTCACTGAGCGACAGTGACCTGCTGCGGCTGGAGGGTGACTCGCGTACCGTGCGGCTGCTGAAGGAGCTGCGGCGGGCCCTGGGCCGCATGGTGGAGCGGAGCCTGCGCAGCGAGCTGGCTGCACTTCCCCCCAGCGTGCAGGAGGAGCACGGGCAGCTGCTTGCGCTACTGGCAGAGCTGCTGCGAG
- the DHX30 gene encoding ATP-dependent RNA helicase DHX30 isoform X1: protein MPSPRLGPRVRPARRGRAALGPAAPVLFVRSLPRTGLEVGGSTMAAARRLMALAAGISPRLQPLGPRAAGRQGRSRGFSSSCAHPDHTKEAAEAESGMAPGGPGEGDGSLVNASRDLLKEFPQPKNLLNSVIGRALGISHAKDKLVYVHTNGPKKKKVTLHIKWPKSVEVEGYGSKKIDAERQAAAAACQLFKGWGLLGPRNELFDAAKYRVLADRFGSPADSWWRPEPTMPPTSWRQLNPESIRPGGPGGLSRSLGREEEEDEEEELEEGTIDVTDFLSMTQQDSHTPLRDSRGSSFEMTDDDSAIRALTQFPLPKNLLAKVIQIATSSSTAKNLMQFHTVGTKTKLSTLTLLWPCPMTFVAKGRRKAEAENKAAALACKKLKSLGLVDRNNEPLTHAMYNLASLRELGETQRRPCTIQVPEPILRKIETFLNHYPVESSWIAPELRLQSDDILPLGKDSGPLSDPITGKPYVPLLEAEEVRLSQSLLELWRRRGPVWQEAPQLPVDPHRDTILNAIEQHPVVVISGDTGCGKTTRIPQLLLERYVTEGRGARCNVIITQPRRISAVSVAQRVSHELGPSLRRNVGFQVRLESKPPARGGALLFCTVGILLRKLQSNPSLEGVSHVIVDEVHERDVNTDFLLILLKGLQRLNPALRLVLMSATGDNERFSRYFGGCPVIKVPGFMYPVKEHYLEDILAKLGKHQYLHRHRHHESEDECALDLDLVTDLVLHIDARGEPGGILCFLPGWQEIKGVQQRLQEALGMHESKYLILPVHSNIPMMDQKAIFQQPPVGVRKIVLATNIAETSITINDIVHVVDSGLHKEERYDLKTKVSCLETVWVSRANVIQRRGRAGRCQSGFAYHLFPRSRLEKMVPFQVPEILRTPLENLVLQAKIHMPEKTAVEFLSKAVDSPNIKAVDEAVILLQEIGVLDQREYLTTLGQRLAHISTDPRLAKAIVLAAIFRCLHPLLVVVSCLTRDPFSSSLQNRAEVDKVKALLSHDSGSDHLAFVRAVAGWEEVLRWQDRSSRENYLEENLLYAPSLRFIHGLIKQFSENIYEAFLVGKPSDCTLASAQCNEYSEEEELVKGVLMAGLYPNLIQVRQGKVTRQGKFKPNSVTYRTKSGNILLHKSTINREATRLRSRWLTYFMAVKSNGSVFVRDSSQVHPLAVLLLTDGDVHIRDDGRRATISLSDSDLLRLEGDSRTVRLLKELRRALGRMVERSLRSELAALPPSVQEEHGQLLALLAELLRGPCGSFDVRKTADD, encoded by the exons ATGCCCTCGCCTAGGCTTGGGCCTCGGGTCCGCCCAGCCCGCAGGGGGCGCGCGGCGCTCGGGCCGGCCGCTCCCGTTCTCTTCGTCCGGTCCTTGCCGCGCACAGGCCTCGAGGTCGGCGGGAGCACGATGGCGGCCGCTAGGAGACTCATGGCGCTGGCCGCCGGCATCTCTCCGCGCCTGCAGCCGCTGGGTCCCCGCGCTGCTGGGCGACAGGGTCGCTCGCGCGGCTTCTCTTCAAGCTGCGCCCACCCCGACCACACCAAGGAGGCCGCCGAGGCCGAGTCAGGGATGGCCCCCGGCGGGCCTGGGGAAGGCGACGGAAGCTTGGTGAACG CTTCTAGGGACCTATTAAAAGAGTTCCCACAGCCCAAAAATCTTCTCAACAGTGTGATTGGAAGAGCCCTCGGCATCTCACATGCAAAAGACAAACTAGTCTACGTGCACACAAATGGACCGAAGAAAAAG AAAGTCACACTGCACATAAAGTGGCCCAAGAGCGTGGAGGTAGAAGGCTATGGCAGCAAGAAGATTGATGCTGAGCGGCAGGCTGCAGCTGCGGCCTGCCAGCTGTTCAAG GGTTGGGGTCTGCTGGGTCCCCGGAATGAGTTGTTTGACGCAGCCAAATACCGAGTGCTAGCTGATCGCTTTGGCTCCCCTGCCGACAGCTGGTGGCGTCCGGAACCCACCATGCCCCCTACTTCCTGGCGGCAGCTGAATCCGGAGAGCATTCGACCAGGGGGACCTGGGGGCCTATCCCGCTCTTTAGGCcgggaagaagaggaggatgaggaggaagagcTAGAAGAAGGGACCATAGATGTTACCGACTTCTTGTCCATGACCCAGCAGGATTCCCATACTCCACTCAGGGACTCAAG GGGGAGTTCCTTTGAGATGACAGATGACGACAGTGCCATTAGGGCTCTGACCCAGTTTCCACTTCCCAAGAACCTTCTGGCCAAGGTGATTCAGATTGCAACGTCATCCTCCACAGCTAAG AACCTCATGCAGTTCCATACTGTGGGCACCAAGACCAAGCTGTCTACACTCACCCTGCTCTGGCCCTGCCCCATGACCTTTGTTGCCAAAGGGCGCCGCAAAGCAGAGGCTGAGAATAAGGCGGCAGCCTTGGCCTGCAAGAAACTGAAG AGCCTGGGCCTGGTGGACAGGAACAACGAACCGCTTACACACGCCATGTATAACCTGGCCTCTTTGCGTGAGCTGGGTGAGACCCAGCGCCGACCATGCACCATCCAGGTGCCCGAGCCCATCCTCCGCAAGATAGAGACCTTCCTGAACCAT TACCCTGTGGAGAGTTCATGGATCGCCCCGGAACTCCGGCTGCAGAGTGATGACATCTTGCCCTTGGGCAAGGACTCAGGGCCTCTGAGTGACCCTATCACAGGCAAGCCCTACGTGCCCCTGTTGGAAGCAGAGGAGGTACGTCTCAGCCAGAGTCTGCTAGAACTGTGGCGGCGGCGAGGGCCGGTCTGGCAGGAGGCACCCCAGCTACCTGTGGATCCACATCGGGACACCATCCTCAACGCCATTGAGCAGCACCCGGTGGTGGTCATCTCTGGGGACACGGGCTGTGGGAAGACCACGCGCATCCCCCAGCTGTTGCTGGAGCGCTATGTGACCGAGGGCCGCGGTGCCCGCTGCAATGTGATCATCACCCAACCTCGCCGCATCTCTGCTGTGTCTGTGGCACAGCGGGTCAGCCACGAACTGGGCCCCTCCCTGCGCCGGAACGTGGGCTTCCAGGTGCGGTTGGAAAGTAAGCCCCCAGCCCGAGGCGGGGCCCTGCTCTTCTGCACTGTGGGTATCCTGCTGCGTAAGCTGCAGAGCAACCCCAGCCTGGAGGGCGTGAGCCATGTCATCGTGGATGAGGTGCATGAGCGGGACGTGAACACAGACTTTCTGCTGATCCTGCTCAAGGGCCTGCAGCGGCTCAACCCGGCCCTGCGGCTGGTGCTCATGAGTGCCACAGGGGACAATGAGCGCTTCTCCCGATACTTTGGTGGCTGCCCGGTCATCAAGGTGCCTGGCTTCATGTACCCAGTCAAGGAGCACTACCTGGAGGACATCCTGGCCAAGTTGGGCAAGCACCAGTACCTGCACCGGCACCGGCACCATGAG TCTGAGGATGAATGCGCACTCGATTTGGACCTTGTGACTGATCTGGTTCTGCACATCGATGCTCGCGGGGAACCAG GTGGGATCCTGTGCTTCCTGCCTGGGTGGCAGGAGATCAAAGGAGTGCAGCAGCGCCTCCAGGAGGCCCTGGGCATGCACGAGAGCAAGTACCTCATCCTGCCAG TACACTCCAACATCCCCATGATGGATCAGAAGGCCATATTCCAGCAGCCTCCAGTTGGGGTGCGCAAGATTGTCTTGGCCACCAACATTGCTGAGACTTCCATCACAATCAATGACATCGTGCATGTGGTGGACAGTGGGCTGCACAAGGAAGAACGCTATGACCTGAAGACCAAG GTGTCCTGCCTGGAGACAGTGTGGGTGTCAAGAGCCAATGTGATCCAGCGCCGGGGCCGGGCAGGCCGCTGCCAGTCCGGCTTTGCCTACCACTTGTTCCCTCGAAGCCGGCTGGAGAAAATGGTCCCTTTCCAAGTACCAGAGATCCTGCGCACACCTCTCGAGAATCTGGTGCTGCAAGCAAAAATCCACATGCCTGAGAAGACG GCGGTGGAGTTCCTGTCCAAGGCTGTGGACAGTCCAAACATCAAGGCAGTGGACGAGGCTGTGATCTTGCTCCAGGAGATCG GGGTGCTGGACCAGCGGGAGTACCTGACCACCCTGGGGCAGCGCCTGGCTCACATCTCCACCGACCCCCGGCTGGCCAAGGCCATTGTGTTGGCTGCCATCTTCCGTTGCCTGCACCCACTATTGGTGGTCGTTTCCTGCCTCACCCGGGACCCCTTCAGCAGCAGCCTACAGAACCGGGCAGAGGTGGACAAG gTGAAAGCACTGTTGAGCCATGACAGCGGCAGTGACCACCTAGCCTTTGTGCGGGCTGTCGCCGGCTGGGAGGAGGTGCTGCGTTGGCAGGACCGCAGCTCCCGGGAGAATTACCTGGAGGAAAACCTGCTCTACGCACCCAGCCTGCGCTTCATCCACG GACTCATCAAGCAGTTCTCAGAGAACATTTATGAGGCCTTCCTGGTGGGGAAGCCCTCGGACTGCACCCTGGCCTCCGCCCAGTGCAATGAGTAcagtgaggaggaggagctggtgaAGGGCGTGCTGATGGCCGGCCTCTACCCCAACCTCATCCAG GTGAGGCAGGGCAAGGTCACCCGGCAGGGGAAGTTCAAGCCCAACAGCGTCACATATAGGACCAAATCAGGCAACATCCTGCTGCACAAGTCGACCATTAACAG GGAGGCCACACGGTTACGGAGCCGATGGCTGACGTATTTCATGGCAGTCAAGTCCAATGGCAGCGTCTTCGTCCGGGACTCCTCTCAGGTGCACCCGCTAGCTGTGCTGCTCCTGACCGACGGGGACGTGCACAtccgtg ATGACGGGCGCCGGGCCACCATCTCACTGAGCGACAGTGACCTGCTGCGGCTGGAGGGTGACTCGCGTACCGTGCGGCTGCTGAAGGAGCTGCGGCGGGCCCTGGGCCGCATGGTGGAGCGGAGCCTGCGCAGCGAGCTGGCTGCACTTCCCCCCAGCGTGCAGGAGGAGCACGGGCAGCTGCTTGCGCTACTGGCAGAGCTGCTGCGAG